Proteins found in one Bordetella genomosp. 11 genomic segment:
- the hpxZ gene encoding oxalurate catabolism protein HpxZ translates to MEINLPDVLAEVQVQFARYEKALTANDVAVLDELFWDSPHTLRYGATENLYGYAQIRDFRAARPAQGLEREILRTAITTYGRDFATANIEFRRDGSARVGRQSQTWMRTPAGWRVVAAHVSLMA, encoded by the coding sequence ATGGAAATCAATCTGCCGGACGTGCTTGCCGAAGTCCAGGTCCAGTTCGCGCGCTATGAAAAAGCGCTGACCGCCAACGATGTCGCCGTGCTGGACGAATTGTTCTGGGACAGCCCGCATACCCTGCGCTATGGCGCGACGGAAAACCTCTACGGCTATGCGCAGATCCGCGACTTCCGCGCGGCGCGCCCGGCGCAGGGGCTGGAACGCGAGATCCTGCGTACGGCCATCACCACCTACGGCCGCGATTTCGCCACCGCCAATATCGAATTCCGCCGCGACGGATCGGCCCGCGTCGGCCGCCAGAGCCAGACGTGGATGCGCACGCCCGCGGGATGGCGCGTGGTCGCGGCCCATGTCAGCCTGATGGCCTGA
- a CDS encoding ABC transporter ATP-binding protein produces the protein MSTVLNIPAHADVPPPRFHPGPAGTHITIRGLTKYFAGWPLYENFDLDIPKGKIVSVFGPNGCGKSTLINMIAGLIPVDRGEILFDGKSLRDTRIGYVFQNYREALFPWMRTIDNIAYPLLLEGKGKAEVDRRMEELVDSFDVKFDLKRYPYELSGGQQQTASIMRALAPRPEVLFLDEPFSALDFEMTLFIREKLQEVFMQTGTTMLLVSHDLEEAVYLADQILLLTKRPTRVAEILDYTDARPRTVETLSQASFVAAKKQSLEIFQREVRR, from the coding sequence ATGAGCACCGTCCTGAACATCCCCGCCCATGCCGATGTGCCGCCGCCGCGCTTCCACCCGGGCCCGGCCGGCACCCACATCACGATCCGCGGCCTGACCAAGTATTTCGCCGGCTGGCCGCTGTACGAAAATTTCGACCTCGACATCCCCAAGGGGAAAATCGTATCGGTCTTCGGACCCAACGGCTGCGGCAAGAGCACCTTGATCAACATGATCGCCGGCCTGATTCCCGTGGACCGGGGCGAGATCCTGTTCGATGGCAAATCGCTGCGCGATACGCGCATCGGCTATGTCTTCCAGAACTACCGCGAAGCCTTGTTCCCCTGGATGCGCACGATCGACAATATCGCCTATCCCCTGCTGCTCGAAGGCAAGGGCAAGGCAGAGGTCGATCGGCGCATGGAAGAACTGGTCGACTCCTTCGACGTCAAGTTCGACCTGAAGCGGTACCCGTACGAGTTGTCCGGCGGCCAGCAGCAGACCGCATCCATCATGCGGGCGCTGGCGCCACGTCCCGAGGTGCTGTTCCTGGACGAACCCTTTTCCGCACTGGACTTCGAGATGACGCTGTTCATCCGCGAAAAACTGCAGGAGGTCTTCATGCAAACCGGTACCACCATGCTGCTGGTGTCGCACGATCTGGAAGAAGCGGTCTACCTGGCCGACCAGATCCTGCTCCTGACCAAGCGCCCGACCCGCGTGGCGGAAATCCTGGACTACACCGACGCACGCCCCCGGACGGTGGAAACACTGTCGCAAGCCAGCTTCGTCGCGGCCAAGAAGCAAAGCCTGGAGATTTTTCAGCGCGAGGTGCGCCGATGA
- a CDS encoding ATP-binding cassette domain-containing protein: MPPLLSVQDLSAGFHTAGGFAGVLHEVSFDVGPGRTLCIVGESGSGKSITCQAILGLLPRNGRMTGGRILFDGQDLAVLPERELRRVRGAGIGMVFQDPLGSLNPVHTVGSLLDETLALHTPLTRARRAARAAELLEMVGIPEPGQRLASYVHQFSGGMAQRVMIAMALACGPRLLIADEPTTALDVTIQAQILDLLDRLQAELGMALLFITHDLGVVAEMADDVVVMRNGCVVESAPAALLFRQPREDYTRELLAAMPRLDTRAPIYRWREEWA; this comes from the coding sequence GTGCCGCCCCTACTTTCCGTCCAGGACCTGAGCGCCGGCTTTCACACGGCAGGGGGTTTCGCTGGCGTGCTGCACGAAGTCAGCTTCGACGTCGGCCCCGGCCGCACGCTATGCATCGTCGGCGAAAGCGGCAGCGGCAAAAGCATCACCTGCCAGGCCATACTGGGCCTGCTGCCGCGTAATGGCCGCATGACCGGCGGCCGCATCCTCTTCGACGGCCAGGACCTTGCCGTCCTGCCCGAACGCGAACTGCGCCGCGTGCGCGGAGCCGGCATCGGCATGGTATTCCAGGACCCGCTGGGCTCGCTCAACCCCGTGCACACTGTGGGAAGCCTGCTGGACGAAACCCTGGCCCTGCACACGCCGCTTACCCGGGCACGGCGTGCCGCCCGAGCGGCCGAGCTGCTGGAAATGGTGGGCATTCCGGAGCCGGGGCAGCGGCTCGCATCCTATGTGCACCAGTTCTCCGGCGGCATGGCGCAACGCGTGATGATCGCCATGGCGCTGGCTTGCGGTCCCCGGCTGCTGATCGCCGACGAACCCACCACGGCATTGGACGTGACCATCCAGGCCCAGATACTGGATCTGCTCGACCGCCTGCAGGCCGAACTCGGAATGGCGCTGCTTTTCATCACGCACGACCTGGGCGTTGTCGCCGAGATGGCGGATGACGTGGTCGTGATGCGCAACGGATGCGTCGTGGAAAGCGCGCCGGCGGCGCTGCTGTTCCGGCAACCGCGGGAAGACTATACGCGCGAACTGCTGGCCGCCATGCCGCGCCTGGATACGCGCGCGCCGATCTACCGCTGGCGCGAGGAGTGGGCATGA
- the argH gene encoding argininosuccinate lyase, with protein MESKVSSRLKQPLAQEVIDYVFLPRLNREFFANFEMLNHINFAHLLMLHEQGILDADTSVRLAGALLKIQADGPDAVALDAAREEAYFNYEAHLIGMVGADTGGRLHTARSRNDMGATIDRIRARDFAVRIGQALIDVAQAALAQAGKFAHCVMPGYTHMQAAQPITYGYYLSALVEAWSRDIDRLLHVLETADGSPLGACALAGTSFPIDRDATSAMLGFTRPLANALDGVASRDFALELSAALSIMMITCSRMVQDFYIWSTPEFGYLVFPDSVASTSSIMPQKKNPAVLEYLRGKTGHVIGMTTAAFATVKSTHFTHSGDSSRESTRTCWEACEESLKALALMKLLVEKVEPDQARMAVRAADDFSTVTDLADLLVRKAGASFRDAHHIIGAVVRDALDRGIPARDITPAMIQAAAAAQTGRQIVLRDADIGDCLDPVRNVAARRSQGGPAPELVLGRIDEQKSVLDAKRQVIDATVRRIGDARALLQRRMRALVSSEATAPDLQGA; from the coding sequence ATGGAATCCAAAGTTAGCAGCCGCCTGAAGCAACCCCTGGCGCAGGAAGTGATCGACTACGTCTTCCTGCCACGACTGAACCGGGAGTTCTTCGCCAATTTCGAGATGTTGAATCACATCAATTTCGCGCATCTGCTGATGCTTCACGAGCAGGGCATCCTCGATGCGGATACATCGGTCCGGCTTGCCGGGGCGCTGCTCAAGATACAGGCGGACGGGCCCGATGCGGTGGCCCTGGATGCCGCGCGCGAAGAGGCTTACTTCAACTACGAGGCGCATCTGATCGGCATGGTGGGCGCGGACACGGGCGGGCGCCTGCACACCGCCCGCAGCCGCAACGACATGGGCGCCACCATCGATCGCATCCGGGCGCGGGATTTTGCCGTGCGTATCGGCCAGGCCCTGATCGATGTCGCGCAGGCCGCATTGGCGCAGGCCGGGAAGTTCGCGCATTGCGTGATGCCGGGTTATACGCACATGCAGGCGGCCCAGCCGATCACCTATGGGTATTACCTGTCCGCGCTGGTCGAGGCGTGGTCGCGGGATATCGACAGGCTGCTCCACGTGCTGGAAACCGCGGACGGCTCGCCCCTGGGCGCCTGCGCGCTGGCGGGGACGTCGTTCCCCATCGATCGCGACGCCACCAGCGCGATGCTGGGCTTTACCCGGCCGCTGGCCAATGCGCTGGACGGTGTCGCGTCGCGGGACTTCGCGCTGGAGCTGAGCGCGGCCCTGTCCATCATGATGATTACCTGCAGCCGGATGGTGCAGGATTTCTACATCTGGTCGACGCCCGAATTCGGCTATCTGGTGTTTCCCGACAGCGTCGCCAGCACCTCCAGCATCATGCCGCAGAAGAAAAACCCCGCCGTGCTGGAATATCTGCGCGGGAAAACGGGGCACGTGATCGGCATGACGACGGCCGCCTTCGCGACGGTGAAGTCCACCCATTTCACGCATTCGGGGGACAGCAGCCGGGAAAGCACCCGGACCTGCTGGGAGGCCTGCGAGGAATCCCTGAAAGCACTGGCGCTGATGAAGCTGCTGGTGGAGAAAGTCGAGCCGGACCAGGCCCGCATGGCGGTTCGCGCCGCGGACGATTTTTCGACCGTCACGGACCTGGCCGACCTGCTGGTGCGCAAGGCGGGCGCCTCGTTCCGGGACGCGCATCACATTATAGGCGCGGTCGTCCGCGATGCGCTGGATCGAGGGATACCCGCCAGGGACATCACCCCGGCGATGATCCAGGCGGCCGCCGCCGCGCAGACGGGCCGGCAGATCGTCTTGCGGGACGCGGATATCGGCGACTGCCTGGATCCCGTGCGCAATGTCGCCGCGCGTCGATCGCAAGGCGGCCCCGCGCCTGAGCTGGTGCTGGGGCGCATCGACGAGCAGAAAAGCGTGCTGGACGCGAAGCGGCAAGTCATCGACGCGACGGTCCGGCGCATCGGCGACGCGCGGGCATTGCTGCAGCGGCGCATGCGCGCGCTTGTTTCTTCCGAAGCCACAGCGCCGGACTTGCAGGGCGCCTGA
- a CDS encoding LysR substrate-binding domain-containing protein — MNFKQVEAFRAVMMTRSMTTAAGLLHTSQPNVSRWIALLEKALGFVLFQRVGTRLIPTPEADAFYADVERAFIGLESLNDSASSIRRRGTGLLRIGAVGSITQCVMPDAIRMFREQVSDIPVVVNTGGSDVVAKWVATGFCDIGFSSIHTDVPSLRYERINTACGVGVVATSHRLATRKVLKPADFDDEPFISLPAGSFNRAAIDRHFPHDSRILSIETPYATTICTMVSKGLGVSIVNPIVSRALRLADVREIPFSEQVDFYSYAVTSGHFPVNALARRMADCVQRVFAALDTQDTVKPGRRVRKTIGRKA, encoded by the coding sequence ATGAATTTCAAACAAGTAGAGGCTTTTCGCGCGGTGATGATGACGCGCTCGATGACCACGGCGGCCGGCCTGCTGCATACCTCGCAGCCGAATGTCAGCCGCTGGATAGCGCTGCTGGAAAAGGCCTTGGGCTTCGTGCTCTTCCAGCGGGTCGGCACCAGGCTGATCCCGACGCCCGAAGCGGATGCCTTCTATGCCGACGTGGAGCGGGCCTTCATCGGCCTGGAATCCTTGAACGACAGCGCCAGTTCGATCCGTCGCAGGGGCACGGGCCTGCTCAGGATCGGCGCCGTGGGTTCCATCACGCAATGCGTGATGCCGGACGCCATCCGCATGTTCCGCGAGCAAGTCTCGGACATCCCCGTCGTGGTCAATACCGGCGGCTCCGATGTGGTGGCGAAGTGGGTGGCGACCGGGTTCTGCGATATCGGTTTCAGCTCCATCCACACCGATGTCCCCAGTCTGCGTTACGAACGCATCAATACCGCCTGCGGTGTCGGGGTCGTCGCCACATCGCACAGGCTGGCCACCAGGAAGGTATTGAAACCCGCCGACTTCGACGACGAACCCTTCATTTCGTTGCCGGCCGGAAGCTTCAACAGGGCGGCGATCGACCGGCACTTCCCGCACGACTCAAGGATTCTCTCCATCGAGACCCCTTACGCCACCACCATCTGCACCATGGTAAGCAAGGGCCTGGGCGTGTCCATCGTCAACCCGATCGTCTCGCGGGCGCTGCGCCTGGCCGATGTGCGTGAAATCCCGTTTTCCGAGCAGGTCGACTTCTACAGCTACGCGGTCACTTCCGGGCACTTCCCGGTCAACGCCCTGGCCAGGCGGATGGCGGATTGCGTGCAGCGGGTATTCGCCGCCCTGGATACGCAGGACACCGTCAAACCCGGCCGCCGCGTCCGGAAGACCATCGGCAGGAAAGCATGA
- a CDS encoding MurR/RpiR family transcriptional regulator — protein sequence MRFEELVAEKQDTLTGSDRKLVDVLLSDTTVGSFMPAHKIAERAGVHPSTAGRLARKLGFDSYRAMREAMVFDLDASARVRNRIDNATGGTLLESLVAGEIGALSRLAEQVGQKDIATATDWLRRARHIIVVGESHAGSLAELFARRLKRSGYHAVGLSHADWQAADELISLTDKDLVFGLIFRHDSPGVAQALKLARETGAGSVLLTDLTLAPMAQLTITARRGEPGEFHSLTVPMAICNTLILELSRVDHGRSLDALGKLENLRLSFERSVTPPRRR from the coding sequence ATGCGGTTCGAAGAACTCGTCGCGGAAAAACAAGACACATTGACAGGTTCCGACCGCAAGCTGGTCGATGTCCTGCTATCCGACACGACCGTGGGCAGCTTCATGCCCGCGCACAAGATCGCCGAGCGTGCGGGCGTCCATCCGTCGACGGCGGGCCGCTTGGCGCGCAAGCTGGGATTCGACTCCTACCGTGCCATGCGCGAAGCGATGGTGTTCGATCTGGACGCATCGGCCCGAGTGCGCAACCGCATCGATAACGCCACGGGCGGCACGCTGCTGGAATCGCTCGTCGCCGGCGAAATCGGCGCACTCAGCCGACTGGCTGAGCAGGTCGGCCAGAAAGACATCGCGACCGCCACCGATTGGCTGCGGCGCGCGCGGCACATCATTGTCGTCGGTGAAAGCCATGCCGGCAGCCTGGCCGAACTCTTTGCCCGGCGCCTGAAGCGTTCCGGCTACCACGCCGTGGGCCTGTCGCATGCCGATTGGCAAGCAGCGGATGAACTGATCAGCCTGACGGACAAGGATCTGGTATTCGGCTTGATCTTCCGTCACGACAGCCCCGGGGTGGCGCAGGCGTTGAAGCTCGCGCGCGAAACCGGCGCGGGCAGTGTGCTGCTCACCGACCTGACTCTCGCCCCCATGGCGCAGCTGACGATTACCGCGCGCCGTGGCGAACCGGGGGAGTTCCACTCCCTGACGGTACCCATGGCGATATGCAACACGCTGATCCTGGAGCTTTCCCGCGTCGATCACGGCCGTTCGCTCGACGCACTGGGGAAGCTGGAAAACCTGCGGCTCAGTTTCGAAAGATCCGTCACGCCGCCTCGTCGGCGCTGA
- a CDS encoding ABC transporter substrate-binding protein, which produces MFEPNRYAAKGVLWCMAALGIALTPSTTVHAQSTADTRPVLTVAVNELARTLDPAAGNGNVDVRVYYSIYDTLIRRDFNHPDADGGARLEPGLATSWAWTTPTTFEVKLRPGVVCQDGNPFNADDVLATFSPERLWGPDAYYAEGPAYFGNLTKVEKLDDMTVRFTTAQHDAAIEQRLSSYMSFVICDEAWNKYRKDGVPAKTWMDEAAKALRFNPVGTGPYKFASYQKNDHITLQAFDRYYGGRPAARTITFKSVPEVAARIAGVVAGDYDIAAEIPPDQWDALAGYKDLTLKTIPLENSHVVVFNTSDPLLSDRNLRQALSLAIDRKALIDALWKGRTFAPNGYQLPSFGNLYDKDRAGYRYDPEQAKKLLKQSRYKGEEISYRLIPNYYLYNVEAAQIMQEMWRAVGINVRIDFVDSFKDVRKPGVQMYAWSNTYRIPDPTGSLLILWGPNSEIQKSQKFYTPDPAFNTLAQSLYTATDPAQRRATYRQMLDIFENDMPMTMLYNPVTGYAMKKNVRWQPYSQYYMDFRPDNLSFGSR; this is translated from the coding sequence ATGTTCGAACCAAACCGGTATGCCGCCAAGGGCGTGCTGTGGTGCATGGCGGCGCTGGGCATCGCGCTGACCCCCAGCACCACGGTGCATGCCCAGTCCACCGCCGACACAAGGCCCGTCCTGACGGTCGCGGTCAACGAACTGGCCCGCACGCTGGATCCGGCGGCGGGCAACGGCAACGTCGACGTCCGTGTCTATTACTCCATCTACGACACCCTTATCCGGCGCGACTTCAATCACCCGGACGCCGACGGCGGCGCCAGGCTGGAGCCAGGGCTGGCGACCAGTTGGGCCTGGACCACGCCGACCACCTTCGAGGTAAAGCTGCGTCCCGGCGTCGTCTGCCAGGACGGCAATCCCTTCAACGCCGACGACGTGTTGGCGACGTTCTCGCCGGAGCGGCTATGGGGACCGGACGCCTATTATGCGGAAGGCCCGGCCTACTTCGGCAATTTGACCAAGGTCGAAAAGCTGGACGACATGACGGTGCGCTTCACCACCGCGCAGCACGATGCCGCGATCGAACAACGCCTGTCCAGCTATATGTCTTTCGTCATATGCGACGAAGCCTGGAACAAATACAGGAAGGATGGCGTGCCCGCCAAGACATGGATGGACGAAGCAGCGAAGGCGCTGCGCTTCAACCCTGTCGGCACCGGTCCCTACAAGTTCGCCAGTTACCAGAAGAACGACCACATCACGCTGCAGGCCTTCGACCGCTACTACGGTGGCCGGCCCGCCGCCCGGACAATCACCTTCAAATCGGTGCCGGAAGTGGCCGCGCGCATCGCCGGCGTGGTGGCTGGCGACTACGACATCGCCGCCGAAATCCCTCCGGACCAATGGGATGCACTGGCAGGCTACAAGGACCTGACCCTGAAGACCATACCGCTGGAAAACAGCCACGTGGTGGTCTTCAATACCAGCGACCCGCTGCTTTCCGACAGGAACCTGCGTCAGGCCCTTAGCCTGGCGATCGACCGCAAGGCCTTGATCGACGCCTTGTGGAAGGGCCGGACCTTCGCGCCGAACGGCTACCAGTTGCCCAGCTTCGGCAATCTGTACGACAAGGACCGTGCCGGCTACCGGTACGACCCCGAACAGGCGAAGAAGCTGCTGAAGCAAAGCCGCTACAAAGGCGAGGAAATCTCGTACCGCCTGATTCCCAACTACTACCTCTACAACGTCGAAGCCGCGCAGATCATGCAGGAGATGTGGCGCGCCGTCGGCATCAACGTGCGCATCGACTTCGTCGATAGCTTCAAGGACGTCCGCAAGCCCGGCGTGCAGATGTACGCGTGGTCCAACACCTATCGCATCCCGGACCCCACCGGCTCGCTGCTGATTCTCTGGGGTCCGAACTCCGAGATACAGAAATCGCAGAAGTTCTACACCCCGGATCCCGCGTTCAACACGCTCGCGCAGTCCCTGTACACCGCCACCGATCCGGCCCAGCGGCGCGCCACTTACCGTCAGATGCTGGACATCTTCGAGAACGACATGCCCATGACCATGCTGTACAACCCCGTCACGGGCTATGCCATGAAGAAAAACGTCCGGTGGCAGCCATACTCGCAGTACTACATGGACTTCCGGCCTGACAACCTTTCCTTCGGATCCCGGTAA
- a CDS encoding AtzG-like protein, with protein MKEEIALAYVRASAALLDLALDEPQARRVAVHLARTADIARALDDIPLEPEDEPAALYCPAPFPDTLP; from the coding sequence ATGAAAGAAGAGATCGCCCTCGCCTACGTACGGGCCAGCGCGGCGCTGCTGGACCTGGCCCTGGACGAGCCGCAGGCGCGGCGCGTGGCCGTCCACCTGGCGCGGACCGCCGACATCGCCCGCGCGCTCGACGATATCCCGCTGGAGCCCGAGGACGAACCCGCTGCCCTCTACTGCCCGGCGCCCTTTCCGGACACGCTGCCATGA
- a CDS encoding AtzE family amidohydrolase, with amino-acid sequence MMAIPSSPFSDSSARLDAIARGEDSARDWLQACLSRIEATDGAINAFTARTVARARAEADAIDAMRAAGRPLPPLAGLPYAVKNLFDIQGEVTLAGSKINRDRAPAAADAVLVQRMRAAGAVLVGALNMDEYAYGFTTENSHYGPTRNPHDPTRIAGGSSGGSGAAVAAGQVPVSLGSDTNGSIRVPASLCGVWGLKPTFGRLSRRGAFPFVHSIDHLGPFADSAALLARVYDALQYPDAEDPGCHARAVQPVLPRLAPGTQGLRIGILGGYFDANATEPARAAVSAVADALGASRTVEWPDATLGRAAAFIVTSSEGGSLHLPTLRRRAADFEPLSVDRFIAGALQPADWLARAHRFRRRYQERVHALFQDWDLLLAPATPVPAPVIGTEWLDINGTAHPCRPAMGLLTQPISFAGCPVAVAPVWPEVAQGMPIGVQLIAAPWREDIALRAAVALERAGIARARCPNSQDLLP; translated from the coding sequence ATGATGGCCATCCCCTCTTCCCCATTCTCCGACAGTAGCGCGCGCCTGGACGCCATCGCGCGCGGCGAAGACAGCGCGCGCGACTGGCTGCAGGCCTGCCTGTCGCGCATCGAGGCGACCGATGGCGCCATCAATGCGTTCACGGCGCGCACGGTGGCCCGGGCACGCGCCGAAGCCGATGCGATAGACGCCATGCGCGCGGCGGGCCGCCCGCTGCCTCCCCTGGCCGGCTTGCCGTATGCCGTGAAGAATCTGTTCGATATCCAGGGCGAAGTCACGCTGGCGGGATCGAAGATAAACCGCGACCGCGCACCCGCGGCGGCGGACGCGGTGCTCGTGCAGCGGATGCGCGCGGCCGGCGCGGTATTGGTGGGCGCATTGAATATGGACGAGTACGCCTACGGCTTCACGACCGAGAACAGCCACTACGGCCCCACGCGCAACCCGCACGACCCGACACGCATCGCCGGCGGATCCTCCGGCGGATCCGGCGCGGCCGTGGCGGCCGGCCAGGTGCCCGTTTCGCTGGGCTCGGACACCAATGGCTCGATACGCGTGCCGGCGTCCCTGTGCGGCGTCTGGGGCCTGAAGCCGACCTTCGGTCGCTTGTCCAGGCGCGGCGCCTTCCCCTTCGTGCACAGCATCGATCATCTCGGTCCTTTCGCCGATTCCGCCGCGCTGCTGGCGCGCGTCTACGATGCGCTTCAATATCCGGATGCGGAGGATCCCGGCTGCCACGCGCGCGCCGTGCAGCCCGTGCTTCCCCGCCTTGCGCCAGGCACGCAAGGCCTGCGCATCGGCATCCTGGGCGGCTATTTCGACGCCAACGCCACCGAACCCGCGCGGGCCGCCGTGAGCGCCGTCGCCGACGCCCTGGGCGCCAGCCGGACGGTCGAATGGCCAGACGCCACGCTGGGCCGCGCGGCCGCGTTCATCGTCACCTCTTCCGAAGGCGGCAGCTTGCATCTGCCCACCCTGCGACGCCGCGCCGCCGACTTCGAGCCGCTGTCGGTGGACCGCTTCATCGCCGGCGCACTGCAACCGGCGGACTGGCTGGCCCGCGCGCACCGCTTTCGCCGGCGGTACCAGGAACGCGTGCATGCCTTGTTCCAGGATTGGGACCTGCTGCTGGCGCCGGCCACACCCGTCCCGGCCCCGGTCATCGGCACCGAGTGGCTGGACATCAACGGTACGGCTCATCCGTGCCGGCCCGCCATGGGCCTGCTCACGCAGCCGATTTCCTTCGCCGGATGCCCGGTGGCGGTCGCCCCGGTGTGGCCGGAAGTGGCGCAAGGAATGCCGATCGGTGTACAACTCATCGCTGCGCCGTGGCGCGAGGACATCGCGCTGCGCGCGGCCGTGGCGCTGGAACGGGCAGGTATCGCTCGCGCCCGTTGCCCCAATTCCCAGGATCTATTGCCGTGA
- a CDS encoding Bug family tripartite tricarboxylate transporter substrate binding protein has product MLKVVAVLAAALGICLGAQAQTYPGKPITLVVPFAPGGTVNLMGRLLATRMTEVLGQPVIVENKPGAGGSIGASFVAKAAPDGYTLLLATMGQQSIQPLLSKTLPYDPAKDFAPVALFSTVPNVLAVSTGTPARNIAELVAYAKENPDKLNMASAGIGSVNHLTGELFMFRSGARFSHVPYRGAGPATADLLSGQVQVLFANLPNVLPYIKAGQVRVLGIASDKRSPAIPDVPTFAEAGVKRAEVESWYGVMAPAGTSPQVIRKLQDTIIGIAGEKAMIAHLADQGALPFPGTSADLARLSNEETARWTEIIRGADIQVN; this is encoded by the coding sequence ATGCTGAAAGTCGTCGCCGTACTCGCCGCCGCGCTGGGGATCTGCCTGGGCGCACAGGCCCAGACCTATCCGGGCAAGCCCATTACGCTGGTCGTGCCGTTCGCGCCCGGGGGCACCGTGAACCTGATGGGACGCCTGCTCGCCACGCGCATGACGGAGGTACTGGGCCAGCCTGTCATCGTCGAAAACAAGCCCGGGGCCGGGGGCAGCATCGGGGCAAGCTTCGTGGCGAAGGCCGCGCCTGACGGCTATACGCTGTTGCTGGCCACCATGGGACAGCAATCGATCCAGCCCTTGCTCTCGAAGACGCTGCCCTACGATCCCGCGAAGGATTTCGCGCCGGTCGCCTTGTTCTCTACCGTGCCGAATGTGCTGGCCGTTTCGACCGGCACGCCTGCCCGGAATATCGCGGAGCTGGTGGCGTATGCCAAGGAAAACCCGGACAAACTCAACATGGCATCGGCCGGCATCGGCTCGGTGAACCATCTGACCGGAGAACTGTTCATGTTCCGGTCGGGGGCCCGGTTCTCGCATGTGCCCTACCGGGGCGCGGGGCCGGCGACGGCGGACCTGTTGTCCGGACAGGTGCAAGTTCTGTTCGCCAATCTGCCCAACGTCCTGCCCTATATCAAGGCCGGGCAGGTCCGCGTGCTGGGCATCGCCAGCGACAAGCGCAGCCCGGCGATCCCCGATGTCCCGACCTTCGCAGAGGCGGGCGTGAAGCGCGCCGAGGTCGAATCCTGGTATGGCGTCATGGCGCCCGCGGGCACCAGCCCCCAGGTGATCCGCAAGCTGCAGGACACCATCATCGGGATCGCGGGGGAAAAGGCCATGATCGCGCACCTGGCCGATCAGGGTGCCTTGCCCTTTCCCGGCACGAGCGCGGACCTGGCCAGGCTCTCGAACGAAGAAACCGCGCGCTGGACCGAGATCATCCGCGGCGCCGACATTCAGGTGAATTGA
- a CDS encoding GntR family transcriptional regulator, protein MPKATAVSDLSAQAPPARTSRADDVYRLLKRDIAEFRLVPGDRFTEGEVSDRLGVSRTPVRQALFRLQQEGYVEVLFRSGWRVLPFDFDQFEQLYDLRQVLESEAVRRLCTGAPQIDRHLLDGLADIWLVPAEARSDDMAQVGIWDEAFHCTLVTAAGNAEITRVHREVTERIRIIRRLDFTKRPRVDATYEEHGRILRAVLAQRADEACRLLAAHIAASQAEVRKITLHEIYLARQAHAADH, encoded by the coding sequence ATGCCCAAGGCCACCGCGGTTTCCGATCTCTCCGCCCAAGCACCGCCGGCCCGCACGTCGCGCGCGGACGACGTCTATCGATTGCTCAAGCGCGACATCGCCGAGTTCCGCCTGGTCCCCGGCGATCGCTTCACCGAAGGCGAAGTCAGCGACCGCCTGGGCGTCTCGCGTACGCCGGTACGCCAGGCGCTCTTCCGCCTGCAACAGGAGGGCTATGTAGAGGTGCTCTTCCGCAGCGGATGGCGGGTGCTGCCTTTCGACTTCGATCAGTTCGAGCAGCTATACGACCTGCGCCAGGTGCTGGAATCCGAGGCGGTACGCCGGCTGTGCACGGGTGCCCCCCAGATCGACCGGCATTTGCTGGACGGGCTGGCGGATATCTGGCTGGTTCCCGCCGAGGCGCGCAGCGACGACATGGCCCAGGTCGGCATCTGGGACGAGGCCTTTCACTGCACCCTGGTCACGGCCGCGGGCAATGCGGAAATCACTCGCGTGCATCGCGAGGTCACCGAACGCATACGCATCATTCGCCGCCTCGATTTCACCAAGCGGCCGCGCGTCGACGCGACCTACGAGGAACACGGCCGCATCCTGCGCGCCGTGCTGGCGCAGCGCGCGGACGAGGCATGCCGCCTGCTGGCCGCGCATATCGCCGCCAGCCAGGCAGAGGTGCGCAAGATAACGCTGCACGAGATCTACCTGGCGCGGCAGGCACACGCGGCGGACCACTAG